The following are from one region of the Oncorhynchus masou masou isolate Uvic2021 chromosome 24, UVic_Omas_1.1, whole genome shotgun sequence genome:
- the dna2 gene encoding DNA replication ATP-dependent helicase/nuclease DNA2 isoform X1 has protein sequence MQRTKSKKNSVIGGHQKTLSSFFYPNKLKESTPPSKRTICSITEMDSSNVTSNQRSVLGGIENSPLSFDLLSVPETPDSQIRTSHPARKPEDGHLSPICRSPCSRGVSLRENSPNAAMFSLRSKISPPPRVQTSTKNSNMQRCSVKRLFSPDDLQVAKRPKTMPVKRPSISPLRKPLLHGEEFLSECLQVIGDTQNSKGTKFQQGTGLVVKAVNGRKPSKAGQIHLGYSVLTSGAKEKIRNVMPSLKPLSVKRASSLSSNESSLPSSLSECEECAFTVITEQKDATEYNGCPTDLNTSGGHVISTSFEKPSSVKTILPCPPNTNKSLMEVENSAVRDRGTDGKGGTSENHLEGLEDNCFDDTMDEIFSNTEEKSNVGKKKGIPDHVILTTGLHNRYWILDVQEIHGARGSVEKHLTITASKTSHPTEICILKDGWESTPVSPGDVVHLEGQCVSGTWLIDRESGFLVLLPDVLISGTSIASGIRCMRRAVLGEMFKCFDGGSKQMLNGTIVHDIFQKAAMSGDFSMERLQLLANQALLSPNYLGDMYTLKLTQEDMKQEIWEYLPALTEWARDYLHTSPQAGKKLLTLKLPSDGALSWQDSACSIAVTDFVDIEENIWSPRFGLKGKIDVTAGVRIHRKGRPPLNRVMPLELKTGKESNSIEHRSQVILYTLMSLERRSDAEAGFLLYLKTGNLHPIVGNHMDRRELLKLRNTLAHHVGNSMEKEGKTRMAPLPGIITDRQACKWCPQIRNCALYDRAIESRAPDYYSSESQQLLVQQESEHLTEAHLLYFSHWLLLCALETRTMERKGGRHNIWLQSAQEREKSGGCMGNMQLIGPVKNQSDGVYIHRFVRRRGGERGLTGLIVGDRVVVSDHDLQLIGVAAGYVTDVSSTAVSCSLDRDLSKCSSDVVFRLDQDEGVMGLSTHLVNLSKMMKRSPSSERLRELIVDFHPPQFIDNLSSVLPREAKDTVANILKGLNKPQKQAMKKVLLSKDYTLIVGMPGTGKTTTICTLVRILHACGFSVLLTSYTHSAVDNILLKLRRFKVGFLRLGRAQKVHPDILAYTEERCRTNGIHTLPELENLYNKELVVATTCMGVKHPIFSRRRFDFCIVDEASQISQPVCLGPLFYAQRFVLVGDHQQLPPIVQNREARLLGMDESLFKRLERKSEAVVQLNVQYRMNSKIMSLSNTLMYGGRLECGSERTASAMLTLPSQGSVQRELELSLGRPEDLAWVQAALEPLNPVCFLDTTQVPALETVDQGGISNQTEAALVHGIVSLLLKAGCRASDIGVIAPYRQQLKAISGLLAGPAFSTVEVNTVDKYQGRDKSVIIVSFVRSHPEGNLGELLKDWRRLNVAITRAKHKLLMVGSAPTLRRYAPLEKLLNHLTQESMVFQLPPAAHEVLPTMHL, from the exons GTAATTGGAGGCCATCAGAAGACACTCTCTTCATTTTTCTACCCAAACAAACTCaag GAGTCAACGCCTCCCTCAAAGAGAACTATATGCAGCATAACTGAGATGGACTCGTCAAATGTCACCTCTAACCAGCGCAGTGTCCTGGGAGGCATTGAAAATTCTCCCCTGTCTTTTGACCTCTTATCTGTCCCAGAGACCCCCGACAGCCAGATCAGAACCTCTCACCCTGCCAGAAAGCCTGAAGATGGGCATCTCTCTCCTATCTGCCGCAGCCCGTGCTCCAGAGGGGTCAGCTTAAGGGAAAATTCTCCCAATGCAGCTATGTTCTCCCTGAGGAGTAAGATCAGTCCCCCACCTCGGGTACAGACGAGCACCAAGAACAGTAACATGCAACGTTGCTCTGTGAAAAGACTGTTCAGTCCCGATGACTTGCAGGTTGCCAAGCGTCCCAAAACCATGCCAGTAAAGAGGCCCTCTATTAGCCCTTTGCGGAAGCCTCTCCTTCATGGAGAGGAATTCCTGAGCGAATGCTTGCAGGTCATTGGTGACACTCAAAACTCCAAAGGTACTAAATTCCAGCAGGGCACAGGCCTAGTTGTCAAAGCTGTGAATGGTAGAAAGCCATCCAAGGCTGGTCAGATACACTTAGGTTACAGTGTATTGACATCAGGTGCCAAGGAGAAGATTAGAAACGTCATGCCATCATTAAAGCCACTGTCTGTCAAAAGAGCTTCGTCCTTGTCCTCTAATGAGAGCTCTCTCCCCAGCAGCTTGAGTGAATGTGAAGAGTGTGCTTTTACGGTCATTACAGAACAGAAAGATGCCACAGAATATAATGGCTGCCCTACAGACTTGAATACAAGCGGTGGGCATGTGATCTCTACTAGCTTTGAGAAGCCTAGTAGTGTAAAAACTATCCTTCCCTGTCCACCCAATACCAATAAGAGCTTAATGGAAGTTGAAAACAGTGCTGTCAGAGACCGTGGCACTGATGGGAAAGGAGGAACATCAGAAAACCACCTGGAGGGGCTGGAGGACAACTGTTTTGATGACACAATGGATGAGATCTTCAGTAACACTGAGGAGAAATCCAATGTTGG TAAAAAGAAAGGCATCCCAGACCATGTTATTCTGACCACTGGGCTGCACAACCGCTACTGGATACTAGATGTGCAGGAGATCCATGGTGCTCGTGGCTCTGTGGAGAAACATCTGACCATCACTGCCTCCAAGACCTCCCATCCTACTGAGATTTGTATTCTGAAGGATGGATG GGAGTCGACACCAGTGTCCCCGGGTGATGTGGTTCACCTGGAGGGCCAATGTGTCTCAGGTACCTGGCTGATAGACAGGGAGTCAGGATTCTTGGTGCTTCTCCCTGACGTGCTCATATCTGGCACTAGCATCGCCAGTGGGATCCGCTGCATGAGACGGGCCGTGCTGGGGGAAATGTTCAAG TGTTTCGATGGAGGCTCCAAACAGATGCTGAACGGTACGATAGTTCATGACATCTTCCAGAAAGCTGCAATGTCTGGGGACTTCTCTATGGAAAGGCTGCAACTGCTGGCCAACCAAGCCCTGCTCAGCCCCAACTACCTGGGAGACAT GTACACCCTGAAACTGACTCAGGAGGACATGAAGCAGGAGATTTGGGAGTACCTGCCTGCACTGACAGAATGGGCCAGAGATTACCTTCACACCTCTCCACAGGCAGGCAAGAAACTGTTAACTCTCAAATT GCCAAGTGATGGGGCACTGAGCTGGCAGGACTCCGCATGCAGCATTGCTGTCACAGATTTTGTGGACATCGAGGAAAACATTTGGTCGCCACGTTTCGGCCTGAAGGGTAAAATTGACGTGACAGCAGGGGTGCGTATTCATCGCAAGGGCAGGCCTCCACTCAACAGGGTAATGCCTTTGGAGCTGAAGACTGGCAAAGAGTCCAACTCCATTGAACACCGCAGCCAG GTCATCCTTTACACTCTGATGAGCTTAGAGAGACGCAGTGATGCAGAGGCAGgattcctcctctacctgaagacTGGCAACCTGCATCCTATAGTCGGGAACCACATGGACAGAAGAG agctgttGAAATTAAGGAACACCCTGGCGCATCACGTTGGCAATAGTATGGAGAAGGAAGGCAAGACACGGATGGCACCTCTACCAGGGatcatcacagacagacaggcctgcaAGTGGTGTCCCCAGATCAGGAACTGTGCTCTCTATGACAG GGCCATTGAGAGCAGGGCTCCAGACTACTACTCCAGTGAGTCACAGCAGTTGTTGGTGCAGCAGGAGAGTGAGCACCTGACAGAGGCACACCTGCTCTACTTCAGCCACTGGCTGCTCCTCTGTGCCCTGGAGACCCGCACCATGGAGAGGAAGGGAGGCCGGCACAACATCTGGCTGCAGTCTGCCCAAGAGAG GGAGAAGAGTGGGGGGTGTATGGGAAACATGCAGCTGATTGGGCCAGTGAAGAACCAGTCAGACGGTGTGTATATCCACCGTTTTGTACGCCGTCGTGGTGGGGAACGGGGTTTGACGGGCTTGATTGTTGGCGACAGAGTTGTGGTGAGCGACCATGATTTGCAGCTAATTGGTGTGGCAGCTGGATACGTCACAGATGTGAGCAGCACTGCAGTAAGCTGCTCCCTGGATCG GGACCTTTCGAAGTGTTCTTCTGATGTTGTGTTCCGACTGGACCAGGACGAAGGTGTAATGGGATTAAGCACCCATCTGGTCAACCTCTCCAAGATGATGAAAAGGTCTCCTTCAAG TGAAAGACTAAGGGAGCTGATAGTGGATTTCCACCCTCCTCAGTTCATTGACAACCTTAGCAGTGTGTTGCCCAGGGAAGCTAAGGACACAGTCGCCAACATCCTGAAAG GGCTCAACAAACCTCAGAAACAGGCCATGAAGAAGGTTTTGCTCTCCAAAGATTATACGCTCATAGTTGGGATGCCTGGCACTGGGAAAACCACCACTATATGCACACTG GTGCGTATTCTCCATGCATGTGGCTTCAGTGTGCTACTGACCAGCTACACCCACTCTGCTGTGGACAACATCCTGCTAAAGCTCCGGAGGTTCAAGGTGGGCTTCCTGCGTCTGGGCCGGGCTCAGAAGGTCCACCCAGACATCCTGGCCTACACAGAGGAGAGGTGTCGGACCAACGGCatccacactctccctgagctgGAGAATCTTTACAACAAGGAG CTGGTGGTGGCCACCACGTGCATGGGTGTAAAGCACCCCATTTTCTCCCGTCGTCGTTTTGACTTTTGCATTGTGGATGAGGCGTCCCAGATCAGTCAGCCAGTGTGCCTTGGGCCCCTGTTCTATGCCCAGCGCTTTGTCCTGGTGGGGGACCACCAACAGCTGCCTCCCATTGTCCAGAACAGAGAGGCTAG GTTGTTGGGTATGGACGAGAGTCTATTCAAGCGTCTCGAACGTAAAAGTGAGGCTGTAGTCCAGCTGAACGTCCAGTACAGGATGAATAG TAAAATCATGTCCCTAAGTAACACTCTGATGTACGGAGGGAGGCTGGAGTGTGGCTCAGAGAGGACGGCCAGCGCCATGCTGACCCTGCCCTCCCAGGGCTCTGTCCAGAGGGAGCTGGAGCTGAGTCTGGGCCGGCCGGAGGACCTGGCTTGGGTCCAGGCAGCTCTGGAGCCTCTCAACCCTGTCTGCTTCCTGGACACCACCCAG GTTCCAGCCCTGGAGACGGTTGACCAGGGGGGAATCAGCAACCAGACAGAAGCTGCTCTGGTGCACGGCATAGTCAGTCTGCTATTGAAG GCTGGGTGCAGGGCCAGTGACATCGGGGTCATTGCTCCCTACAGACAACAACTGAAGGCCATCTCAGGCCTACTAGCCGGGCCAGCCTTCAGCACTGTGGAGGTCAACACTGTGGACAAGTACCAGGGCCGCGACAAGAGCGTCATCATCGTTTCCTTTGTCAGGAGTCACCCAGAAGGCAAT CTGGGTGAGCTGCTGAAGGACTGGAGGAGGCTGAATGTGGCCATCACGAGAGCTAAACACAAGCTCCTCATGGTGGGCTCGGCCCCCACCCTGCGCCGCTACGCCCCCCTGGAAAAACTCCTCAACCACCTCACACAGGAGAGTATG GTCTTCCAGCTCCCTCCAGCAGCCCATGAGGTATTACCCACCATGCACCTGTGA
- the dna2 gene encoding DNA replication ATP-dependent helicase/nuclease DNA2 isoform X2, with amino-acid sequence MQRTKSKKNSESTPPSKRTICSITEMDSSNVTSNQRSVLGGIENSPLSFDLLSVPETPDSQIRTSHPARKPEDGHLSPICRSPCSRGVSLRENSPNAAMFSLRSKISPPPRVQTSTKNSNMQRCSVKRLFSPDDLQVAKRPKTMPVKRPSISPLRKPLLHGEEFLSECLQVIGDTQNSKGTKFQQGTGLVVKAVNGRKPSKAGQIHLGYSVLTSGAKEKIRNVMPSLKPLSVKRASSLSSNESSLPSSLSECEECAFTVITEQKDATEYNGCPTDLNTSGGHVISTSFEKPSSVKTILPCPPNTNKSLMEVENSAVRDRGTDGKGGTSENHLEGLEDNCFDDTMDEIFSNTEEKSNVGKKKGIPDHVILTTGLHNRYWILDVQEIHGARGSVEKHLTITASKTSHPTEICILKDGWESTPVSPGDVVHLEGQCVSGTWLIDRESGFLVLLPDVLISGTSIASGIRCMRRAVLGEMFKCFDGGSKQMLNGTIVHDIFQKAAMSGDFSMERLQLLANQALLSPNYLGDMYTLKLTQEDMKQEIWEYLPALTEWARDYLHTSPQAGKKLLTLKLPSDGALSWQDSACSIAVTDFVDIEENIWSPRFGLKGKIDVTAGVRIHRKGRPPLNRVMPLELKTGKESNSIEHRSQVILYTLMSLERRSDAEAGFLLYLKTGNLHPIVGNHMDRRELLKLRNTLAHHVGNSMEKEGKTRMAPLPGIITDRQACKWCPQIRNCALYDRAIESRAPDYYSSESQQLLVQQESEHLTEAHLLYFSHWLLLCALETRTMERKGGRHNIWLQSAQEREKSGGCMGNMQLIGPVKNQSDGVYIHRFVRRRGGERGLTGLIVGDRVVVSDHDLQLIGVAAGYVTDVSSTAVSCSLDRDLSKCSSDVVFRLDQDEGVMGLSTHLVNLSKMMKRSPSSERLRELIVDFHPPQFIDNLSSVLPREAKDTVANILKGLNKPQKQAMKKVLLSKDYTLIVGMPGTGKTTTICTLVRILHACGFSVLLTSYTHSAVDNILLKLRRFKVGFLRLGRAQKVHPDILAYTEERCRTNGIHTLPELENLYNKELVVATTCMGVKHPIFSRRRFDFCIVDEASQISQPVCLGPLFYAQRFVLVGDHQQLPPIVQNREARLLGMDESLFKRLERKSEAVVQLNVQYRMNSKIMSLSNTLMYGGRLECGSERTASAMLTLPSQGSVQRELELSLGRPEDLAWVQAALEPLNPVCFLDTTQVPALETVDQGGISNQTEAALVHGIVSLLLKAGCRASDIGVIAPYRQQLKAISGLLAGPAFSTVEVNTVDKYQGRDKSVIIVSFVRSHPEGNLGELLKDWRRLNVAITRAKHKLLMVGSAPTLRRYAPLEKLLNHLTQESMVFQLPPAAHEVLPTMHL; translated from the exons GAGTCAACGCCTCCCTCAAAGAGAACTATATGCAGCATAACTGAGATGGACTCGTCAAATGTCACCTCTAACCAGCGCAGTGTCCTGGGAGGCATTGAAAATTCTCCCCTGTCTTTTGACCTCTTATCTGTCCCAGAGACCCCCGACAGCCAGATCAGAACCTCTCACCCTGCCAGAAAGCCTGAAGATGGGCATCTCTCTCCTATCTGCCGCAGCCCGTGCTCCAGAGGGGTCAGCTTAAGGGAAAATTCTCCCAATGCAGCTATGTTCTCCCTGAGGAGTAAGATCAGTCCCCCACCTCGGGTACAGACGAGCACCAAGAACAGTAACATGCAACGTTGCTCTGTGAAAAGACTGTTCAGTCCCGATGACTTGCAGGTTGCCAAGCGTCCCAAAACCATGCCAGTAAAGAGGCCCTCTATTAGCCCTTTGCGGAAGCCTCTCCTTCATGGAGAGGAATTCCTGAGCGAATGCTTGCAGGTCATTGGTGACACTCAAAACTCCAAAGGTACTAAATTCCAGCAGGGCACAGGCCTAGTTGTCAAAGCTGTGAATGGTAGAAAGCCATCCAAGGCTGGTCAGATACACTTAGGTTACAGTGTATTGACATCAGGTGCCAAGGAGAAGATTAGAAACGTCATGCCATCATTAAAGCCACTGTCTGTCAAAAGAGCTTCGTCCTTGTCCTCTAATGAGAGCTCTCTCCCCAGCAGCTTGAGTGAATGTGAAGAGTGTGCTTTTACGGTCATTACAGAACAGAAAGATGCCACAGAATATAATGGCTGCCCTACAGACTTGAATACAAGCGGTGGGCATGTGATCTCTACTAGCTTTGAGAAGCCTAGTAGTGTAAAAACTATCCTTCCCTGTCCACCCAATACCAATAAGAGCTTAATGGAAGTTGAAAACAGTGCTGTCAGAGACCGTGGCACTGATGGGAAAGGAGGAACATCAGAAAACCACCTGGAGGGGCTGGAGGACAACTGTTTTGATGACACAATGGATGAGATCTTCAGTAACACTGAGGAGAAATCCAATGTTGG TAAAAAGAAAGGCATCCCAGACCATGTTATTCTGACCACTGGGCTGCACAACCGCTACTGGATACTAGATGTGCAGGAGATCCATGGTGCTCGTGGCTCTGTGGAGAAACATCTGACCATCACTGCCTCCAAGACCTCCCATCCTACTGAGATTTGTATTCTGAAGGATGGATG GGAGTCGACACCAGTGTCCCCGGGTGATGTGGTTCACCTGGAGGGCCAATGTGTCTCAGGTACCTGGCTGATAGACAGGGAGTCAGGATTCTTGGTGCTTCTCCCTGACGTGCTCATATCTGGCACTAGCATCGCCAGTGGGATCCGCTGCATGAGACGGGCCGTGCTGGGGGAAATGTTCAAG TGTTTCGATGGAGGCTCCAAACAGATGCTGAACGGTACGATAGTTCATGACATCTTCCAGAAAGCTGCAATGTCTGGGGACTTCTCTATGGAAAGGCTGCAACTGCTGGCCAACCAAGCCCTGCTCAGCCCCAACTACCTGGGAGACAT GTACACCCTGAAACTGACTCAGGAGGACATGAAGCAGGAGATTTGGGAGTACCTGCCTGCACTGACAGAATGGGCCAGAGATTACCTTCACACCTCTCCACAGGCAGGCAAGAAACTGTTAACTCTCAAATT GCCAAGTGATGGGGCACTGAGCTGGCAGGACTCCGCATGCAGCATTGCTGTCACAGATTTTGTGGACATCGAGGAAAACATTTGGTCGCCACGTTTCGGCCTGAAGGGTAAAATTGACGTGACAGCAGGGGTGCGTATTCATCGCAAGGGCAGGCCTCCACTCAACAGGGTAATGCCTTTGGAGCTGAAGACTGGCAAAGAGTCCAACTCCATTGAACACCGCAGCCAG GTCATCCTTTACACTCTGATGAGCTTAGAGAGACGCAGTGATGCAGAGGCAGgattcctcctctacctgaagacTGGCAACCTGCATCCTATAGTCGGGAACCACATGGACAGAAGAG agctgttGAAATTAAGGAACACCCTGGCGCATCACGTTGGCAATAGTATGGAGAAGGAAGGCAAGACACGGATGGCACCTCTACCAGGGatcatcacagacagacaggcctgcaAGTGGTGTCCCCAGATCAGGAACTGTGCTCTCTATGACAG GGCCATTGAGAGCAGGGCTCCAGACTACTACTCCAGTGAGTCACAGCAGTTGTTGGTGCAGCAGGAGAGTGAGCACCTGACAGAGGCACACCTGCTCTACTTCAGCCACTGGCTGCTCCTCTGTGCCCTGGAGACCCGCACCATGGAGAGGAAGGGAGGCCGGCACAACATCTGGCTGCAGTCTGCCCAAGAGAG GGAGAAGAGTGGGGGGTGTATGGGAAACATGCAGCTGATTGGGCCAGTGAAGAACCAGTCAGACGGTGTGTATATCCACCGTTTTGTACGCCGTCGTGGTGGGGAACGGGGTTTGACGGGCTTGATTGTTGGCGACAGAGTTGTGGTGAGCGACCATGATTTGCAGCTAATTGGTGTGGCAGCTGGATACGTCACAGATGTGAGCAGCACTGCAGTAAGCTGCTCCCTGGATCG GGACCTTTCGAAGTGTTCTTCTGATGTTGTGTTCCGACTGGACCAGGACGAAGGTGTAATGGGATTAAGCACCCATCTGGTCAACCTCTCCAAGATGATGAAAAGGTCTCCTTCAAG TGAAAGACTAAGGGAGCTGATAGTGGATTTCCACCCTCCTCAGTTCATTGACAACCTTAGCAGTGTGTTGCCCAGGGAAGCTAAGGACACAGTCGCCAACATCCTGAAAG GGCTCAACAAACCTCAGAAACAGGCCATGAAGAAGGTTTTGCTCTCCAAAGATTATACGCTCATAGTTGGGATGCCTGGCACTGGGAAAACCACCACTATATGCACACTG GTGCGTATTCTCCATGCATGTGGCTTCAGTGTGCTACTGACCAGCTACACCCACTCTGCTGTGGACAACATCCTGCTAAAGCTCCGGAGGTTCAAGGTGGGCTTCCTGCGTCTGGGCCGGGCTCAGAAGGTCCACCCAGACATCCTGGCCTACACAGAGGAGAGGTGTCGGACCAACGGCatccacactctccctgagctgGAGAATCTTTACAACAAGGAG CTGGTGGTGGCCACCACGTGCATGGGTGTAAAGCACCCCATTTTCTCCCGTCGTCGTTTTGACTTTTGCATTGTGGATGAGGCGTCCCAGATCAGTCAGCCAGTGTGCCTTGGGCCCCTGTTCTATGCCCAGCGCTTTGTCCTGGTGGGGGACCACCAACAGCTGCCTCCCATTGTCCAGAACAGAGAGGCTAG GTTGTTGGGTATGGACGAGAGTCTATTCAAGCGTCTCGAACGTAAAAGTGAGGCTGTAGTCCAGCTGAACGTCCAGTACAGGATGAATAG TAAAATCATGTCCCTAAGTAACACTCTGATGTACGGAGGGAGGCTGGAGTGTGGCTCAGAGAGGACGGCCAGCGCCATGCTGACCCTGCCCTCCCAGGGCTCTGTCCAGAGGGAGCTGGAGCTGAGTCTGGGCCGGCCGGAGGACCTGGCTTGGGTCCAGGCAGCTCTGGAGCCTCTCAACCCTGTCTGCTTCCTGGACACCACCCAG GTTCCAGCCCTGGAGACGGTTGACCAGGGGGGAATCAGCAACCAGACAGAAGCTGCTCTGGTGCACGGCATAGTCAGTCTGCTATTGAAG GCTGGGTGCAGGGCCAGTGACATCGGGGTCATTGCTCCCTACAGACAACAACTGAAGGCCATCTCAGGCCTACTAGCCGGGCCAGCCTTCAGCACTGTGGAGGTCAACACTGTGGACAAGTACCAGGGCCGCGACAAGAGCGTCATCATCGTTTCCTTTGTCAGGAGTCACCCAGAAGGCAAT CTGGGTGAGCTGCTGAAGGACTGGAGGAGGCTGAATGTGGCCATCACGAGAGCTAAACACAAGCTCCTCATGGTGGGCTCGGCCCCCACCCTGCGCCGCTACGCCCCCCTGGAAAAACTCCTCAACCACCTCACACAGGAGAGTATG GTCTTCCAGCTCCCTCCAGCAGCCCATGAGGTATTACCCACCATGCACCTGTGA